The nucleotide window AGTGTCCTGCTTGCTGATGCTTGCTTGGCATGGCTCCGTGGCCAGATTAGGGCACCCTCAAaggggcattaaaaaaatttttttttaatgtttttatttattatttttgagacagagagacagagcatgagcaggggaggggcagagagagagggagacacagaatccaaagcaggctccaggctctgagctgttagcacagagcctgacgcggggcccgaactcatggactgtgagatcacgacccgagccgaagtcggacgcttaaccgactgagccacccagggcattTTTTTCTGGGCGGCCAGGGAGCCCCTGCTCAACCTCTTTGAGGGAtaggagagcaggggaagaggtgGCCTGAGCTTCTGCCCCCTGGACATGGCACTGGTTGatttgaatgggggaggggtggctggcTGATCCTATTCCCAGGAATGCCTACAGGAGAGGTGCAGGGCCATCTACTCTTTCCCACTGACCATTCCTCCTTCCCTGTAGGTACCAGGGAGTCCCGACCAATTGCTCTTGGCTCCTCAACTGGCTTCCTCCCTCCAGTGGCTTATGGGGTACTATCCTGCCCAGCTCTGCTAAGATGATCCtggcctctccctccaccccgtCCAGGGGACGGACCCCCAGCGCCGTGGAGAGGTTGGAGGCCGACAAAGCCAAGTATGTCAAGACACACCAAGTGATAGCACGACGTCAGGAGCCAGCCCTGCGTGGGGGTCCCGGACCGCTCTCCCCGCACCCCTACAATGAGTTGGGACCCCCTGGATCGCCCAGGACGCCCAGGCCCGCCCGCCGGAGCAGCGGCAGGCGGCTGCCAAGGCCTGACTCCCTCATCTTCTACCGCCAGAAGCGGGACTGCAAGGCTTCGGTGAACAAAGAGAACGCCAAGGGCCAGGGGCTGGTGCGGCGCCTCTTCCTGGGGGCCCCCCGCGACGCCACCTCGAGCAGTCCCGGCCCAACCGAGCGACCAGCGGCTCCTGGGGTTTGGGCCGCTCCCCAAGATGCCCCGGAAGCGTCAGGAAAGCGGGCGCTGTGCCCCACATGCTCACTGCCCTTGTCGGAGAAGGAGCGCTTCTTCAACTACTGCGGCCTGGAGCGCGCGCTGGTGGAGGTGCTGGGCGCTGAGCGCTTCTCTCCGCAGAGCTGGGGCGCCGACgccagcccccagcc belongs to Panthera tigris isolate Pti1 chromosome C1, P.tigris_Pti1_mat1.1, whole genome shotgun sequence and includes:
- the FAM110D gene encoding protein FAM110D is translated as MILASPSTPSRGRTPSAVERLEADKAKYVKTHQVIARRQEPALRGGPGPLSPHPYNELGPPGSPRTPRPARRSSGRRLPRPDSLIFYRQKRDCKASVNKENAKGQGLVRRLFLGAPRDATSSSPGPTERPAAPGVWAAPQDAPEASGKRALCPTCSLPLSEKERFFNYCGLERALVEVLGAERFSPQSWGADASPQPGAPPPPGSGDTSDWTSSDTDRPDGAGGGGGGGGGGSEAAGSARDGRPPVSVVERNARVIQWLYGCQRARDPPRESEV